The following nucleotide sequence is from Campylobacter concisus.
TAAAAGAAGATATAAAAATTTTGCTCTCGTTTCTAAAAAATGCCGTTAGCAAAAAGCAAAAAGGAGTAAATGTGCTTCTATACGGCTCAGCAGGGACTGGTAAAACCGAGCTTAGTAAAGTGATAGCCAGTGAGCTAAATTTAAAGCTTTATGAAGTAGCTTATGATGACGAATACGGATATGCGACTGAGGATCGAAGGCTAAGGTCATATTGCCTTGCTCAAAACGTATTATCCGCTGGATCAAATTTGCTCATGTATGACGAAGCAGAAGATATATTTAACACAAATAATGACGAAAAACGACAGTATGGTAAAGCCTTTATAAATAGATCTCTCGAGACTAACTACCTGCCTACCATCTGGATAACTAACAATATCCTTGACATGGATGAAGCTGTAGTTAGAAGGTTTAACCTAGCCATAGAGATAGGCATACCTACTGAAGATGTAAGAGCAAAGATCATAAAAAAATATAGTGAAAATTTGATAGATAATAAGCTTGTTAAAAAGCTAGCTAAAAATCGATTTGTAGCGCCAGCAGTCGTTAGTAATGCTAGCTTAGTTGTTTCAAATTTAAACACAAAAGATAAAAATAAAGCTTTTGAGCGAGTGATAAGCAACACTCTAAAAGCACAAGGCTACGATGAGATAGAAAAAGATGAAAAGCCAAGCGCTGATCTGCCAAGCAGCTATGATCCAAATTTCGTAAACTCAGACTGCGATCTAAACGAGCTAATACAAGGCATAAAAGAAAGCAAAAGTGCAAGGATATGCCTTTATGGCGTGCCTGGAACTGGCAAAAGCGCTTATACTAAATTTATCGCTAAAAGCCTTAAAAAGCCGATCATCATCAAAAAAGGAAGCGATCTTTTATCTATGTTTGTAGGAGGAACTGAGAAAAATATAGCACTAGCTTTCAAGGAAGCCAAAGAAAAACATGCTGTGCTAGTCTTTGATGAAGTTGATAGCTTTTTACAAGATAGAAGCATGGCCGCAAGAAGCTGGGAAGTAACCCAAGTGAATGAGATGTTAGTGCAGATGGAGAGCTTTGATGGTATCTTTATCGCTACAACGAATTTGATCAATAATCTAGATAAAGCCTGTCTTAGAAGATTTGATCTAAAGCTTGAGTTTGGATATTTATTGCCAGAGCAAGCGCAAAATTTATTTAAAAAAGAGTGTGCGCTGTTAAAAGTAAAATTTGACGAAAACGCAAGTAAAAAGGTCTCAAACCTAGGCTTGCTAGCGCCTGGAGACTTTGCTAGTGTGAGAAGACAAGCTAAATTTAGACCTATAAAAAATGGCGAAGACTTTTGCCATAGACTTGAGCTAGAAGCCGCACTAAAAAATGAAGAAAAGAGTGTTAAGATAGGGTTTTAGGGATGATCCCTAACGAGGTGTTTTTGTCTGATCTGTCAGACAAAAAGTATCCTCGCCCAGATGAAATACAAGATGGCTTTTTGATAGCAAATACCATATATAGAATATAGATGCAAGCTGGTTTAGGTTATGTTTTTCGTTGTTTATCGATCCGTTTAAGATAAATCAAATAACATATAGTAAAATATTAAGAAGTTATAAAATGAAGCATAATTTTAGAATCTTAAATAACCTTAAATTATAAATCAATCTTTACTATTTATGCTAACAATCTCATCATTTTAAATAGTTTACTACGCTCACCCTTCCCCTCCTTGATAAAAATTTACCTCCTCAACTAGATCCTTTAGAATTTTTGGAGTTACTGGCTCGCCATAAGTGTTCATGGTGATCTTGTATTGTTGTTCGTGCCCTACAAGAGCAGCTATATGTTCAACCCTCTGGCCACTTTGGATGAGCTTGTTTATGAAAGTATGTCTAAATGAGTGAAATGTCCTTGTTTTATCACTATCTTTTATAACTTGAGTATTGATCTTCTTTCTAAAATATTCAGAGAAGTCTTTATTGTCGCAATTAAATAGCCTAACCGCTTTACCACTTTGCTTAGCTAGCTTCTTTTTATTCTCTATAAATTCAAATAACCCAATGCTGCTTAACTTAGAATGGATAGGAACTATCCTTACAGAGTTTCTGGTCTTTAAAGTCTTGCTCTTACCTGTTTTTACATCTACTTTTGTATTTAAACTAAAGCATACTATGTTATATTTTTCGACTATGTCATCCGTGTTTAACTGTATTATCTCATTTAGTCTCATGCCAGAGTAGGCTGCTATATGAGTAACGAAAAATAGCTCATCTTTGCCAATTCTTTGACTTTTGGTATCACCACTTGATCTAATCTTACTCACAATATCCAAAAGTGCATTTACGTCACTATCTTCATAAGGATTTTTATTTGTAACATCATCTTGGTTTAAATTTATTTGTAGATCCACCGCTGGGTTCTTATCTATATAGTCGCTATCGTAGCAGTATTTAAAAAACTCACTAACTCTAACAATATACTTCTTGATGGTTGATTTAGAAATTTTTGGTCTATCTTTTGCCAAAGCTATGATCTCATCTAGGCTCTTATCTTTATAGAGACTATTTTGAGAGAGTTTGGTTGGTAGTTGCAGTAAGACATTTCTAAAATTTAGCAAGTCATCTCTTTTTATCTTTTTGATGTCTAGCTCATCGCCAAATTTCATAGACATTAGCCGTCCTACATGTCTAACAAGACCAAATGTGCTATCACTCCAGTTATTTGAAATACTCGTGTTTGATACATAGTTTTCAAATGCGCTCTTTAGCGTGACGATGCTAGCTTTATTCTCGCTTTTAGTAGATGAGTCTAGCTGTGATTTAAAGCTTCTAGCTCTATTTGAGAAGAGTTTTTGAAAGAAATTTATAGCTTCATTAAAAGTCATGTTACTAGTATCACTTGTATCATCTATCTCAAGGTCTTTAGCCTCAATGTCACTTAAAACTATGCCCTTATCTTCATATTTATCTGCCTTGTATAACTTTACCTGACCACCAAAGTTAGGATCATTTAAATTTCCATACCCAAATTTGAGATCATCACTTAGCTCATTGTCTCCATCTGGTGATAACTCACAACCAAATATTCTTAGGATATCGTTTTGTGTGAGTGCTCCTTTTTGCCTAGCTAGCTCATTTATAGCATCTCTTAGCTCACAAACAGAGTGTTTTAAGGACTTTTTAGTAAAAGGGAGTACTAAATTCTGCTTTTTTAAAGTCTCTATGTAGTCTTGATAGCTATGCAAGTTACTATCTTTAACGCATTTTGTTATCTCGTCTTTAGTATTATCATCTAAATTTGCACTCTTGTGCTTTTTACCAAGTGGCACAAATGTCTGTTGCTTATCATTTAGTAGCTTTTGATTTTTGCACATCTTATATGATATGTGATTTATGTTATCTATCGTTGCCTCAAGCACTCTTTTACCAAGAAGCTTTTTGGTGTGAGAGTCAATGCAAGATAGCTTTTTGCAGATATCATCAACCTCTTTTGATATGACACTAGGCAAGCTATCTTCTTTTAAACTCTGTTTTAAAAACAAATTTAGTGATAGTAGTCCATCTAAATTTATATATCTGCCAAGCATATCATGCTCTTTGATACTTTTGGCCTCCTTGGCTTTTAAAAGCATAAGCACCAAGTGCTCTATAAGTTCGCTGCTCAAATTCATCTTCCATGCCTTTTTGATCGCGTTAAAAATTATAGAGTAGATCTTAGCACGATTTTTTGCTGTATCAAAGCGTTTTGTGAGGAAGGAGGTTATGTATTCGGTTTTATTACCAAAATAGGGCCTCAGATATAGTGGGATGGCTACTCTAAAGTAATATATGCCATTTCGTTTGACTAGATATTGCATCTTTGTTACCTATGCAATATAACTTTGTAGCAAAATGTAGCAGATATCTAGTGTGAAACTGGCTGTGTGCCGTCTTTTTGGTGCTTACACAAGGTTTATTTTTAAACCCTCATAAGC
It contains:
- a CDS encoding AAA family ATPase; amino-acid sequence: MEKEIFYVDSEIYELTTLWTLRTIFNLGGERELLRSGCDDVLDFLGIESKEPKEEEIQNLKNRLEILEKSQISCELKDLEHNLNLLQENLGLNSTERDILRFVAIMYNYEVISNACSLLGDLNNIQATKAISKILNLRFSDVQKAFRKDGIFAKTSIVKLENNVHNLKFKIDVINNNFMCDLFVKCESMDEIFESAIKPCSKTNLTTKNYPHIKEDIKILLSFLKNAVSKKQKGVNVLLYGSAGTGKTELSKVIASELNLKLYEVAYDDEYGYATEDRRLRSYCLAQNVLSAGSNLLMYDEAEDIFNTNNDEKRQYGKAFINRSLETNYLPTIWITNNILDMDEAVVRRFNLAIEIGIPTEDVRAKIIKKYSENLIDNKLVKKLAKNRFVAPAVVSNASLVVSNLNTKDKNKAFERVISNTLKAQGYDEIEKDEKPSADLPSSYDPNFVNSDCDLNELIQGIKESKSARICLYGVPGTGKSAYTKFIAKSLKKPIIIKKGSDLLSMFVGGTEKNIALAFKEAKEKHAVLVFDEVDSFLQDRSMAARSWEVTQVNEMLVQMESFDGIFIATTNLINNLDKACLRRFDLKLEFGYLLPEQAQNLFKKECALLKVKFDENASKKVSNLGLLAPGDFASVRRQAKFRPIKNGEDFCHRLELEAALKNEEKSVKIGF
- a CDS encoding tyrosine-type recombinase/integrase, with amino-acid sequence MQYLVKRNGIYYFRVAIPLYLRPYFGNKTEYITSFLTKRFDTAKNRAKIYSIIFNAIKKAWKMNLSSELIEHLVLMLLKAKEAKSIKEHDMLGRYINLDGLLSLNLFLKQSLKEDSLPSVISKEVDDICKKLSCIDSHTKKLLGKRVLEATIDNINHISYKMCKNQKLLNDKQQTFVPLGKKHKSANLDDNTKDEITKCVKDSNLHSYQDYIETLKKQNLVLPFTKKSLKHSVCELRDAINELARQKGALTQNDILRIFGCELSPDGDNELSDDLKFGYGNLNDPNFGGQVKLYKADKYEDKGIVLSDIEAKDLEIDDTSDTSNMTFNEAINFFQKLFSNRARSFKSQLDSSTKSENKASIVTLKSAFENYVSNTSISNNWSDSTFGLVRHVGRLMSMKFGDELDIKKIKRDDLLNFRNVLLQLPTKLSQNSLYKDKSLDEIIALAKDRPKISKSTIKKYIVRVSEFFKYCYDSDYIDKNPAVDLQINLNQDDVTNKNPYEDSDVNALLDIVSKIRSSGDTKSQRIGKDELFFVTHIAAYSGMRLNEIIQLNTDDIVEKYNIVCFSLNTKVDVKTGKSKTLKTRNSVRIVPIHSKLSSIGLFEFIENKKKLAKQSGKAVRLFNCDNKDFSEYFRKKINTQVIKDSDKTRTFHSFRHTFINKLIQSGQRVEHIAALVGHEQQYKITMNTYGEPVTPKILKDLVEEVNFYQGGEG